From the Synergistetes bacterium HGW-Synergistetes-1 genome, the window GTCCAGAAGCATTATGTTCGCGCCGTTGTTCCTTTCCTGACCATAAAAGATCAGATTGACAACATCTTTGCCCTCTCTGAACCCGGCCTGGATGAATTTTACCTTTTCTGACCAACCCAGCGCTTTGAGGTTGTCGTACCAAAGTAATACTTTCTCTATCGGCATGCTGGAGAAAAAAACGTTTCCGTGATCCCCTGAAAGATCCAGCGGGGTCGCTCTGTCCGTGCTCCATGAGAGCAGCGGAAGACCGTCTGCCTTTTCAGACCTTATGAAGGTGTTCTCCCTGAGCGAACTCAGCCATGTCCTTCCATCAGCTGCAACATACCAGAATTTGCCGCCCCAGTACATTCTGAACGCAGGCTCAAGAGGCAGTATCTCAAGTCTGAATTTTCCCCATCCCGAGAGTTCCATCCTGAGGTTGACAGGGTAATAGGCTTCGATATTTTCGCAGTATTCTTCCTTGGAGAGCCACAGCAGGATCCAGATCTTTTCATGGTGCGGTTTTACAGTGCCCCATACGACCTGTTCGGAGAGAATCCCGACCGGATCGATATCGATCCCATGAAGCCTGAAAATAGCATACCTTGACTCCGCAGCTGCAAGCATACCTACGGCTAGGGATAAGACAAGCAAAAGGACTTTCAGCCTCTTTTTAGTCCTTCTTGAAATTGCCCAGAAATTTAATTTCATATTCCAGATTTACCCCATGCAGCTTCAGGACCATCTCCCTACAAAGCTCACAAAGTGTATATATGTCCCGGGATGAGGCATCCCCGTCATTTTCAATAAAATTTGCATGATAACCCGAAACTACGGCCCCGCCTATCCTCATACCTTTGCAGCCGCATTCATCAAGCAGGAGGCCAGCAGACATTCCCGGAGGGTTTTTGAACACACATCCGGCTGTCTTTTTTCCCAGAGGCTGGCCCTTTTTCATTCCGGCAAACCTTTTGATATTATTAAAGATCATTTCCTTCGGTGTGGTTTTTAATGAGATCACACATGATGTTATAAGTGCTACGATACTTTCGTCTACAGGACATGAGCGATATCTCCATTGAAACAGATCTTCGCCAAGCCTGATCGTGCGCGCATTCCAGTCAACAGCGCAAACCTCTTTGATAAGGCCGCTGAATCCGCATCCGCACGCGCCGGCATTGCCCCACAAAGCTCCACCCAGTGTACCAGGGATACCGGTCAAAAATTCCAGGCCACCCAGTCGTTCTTCAATTGTGAGAGCAAGAAGTTTTTTCACAGATACTCCGGCTCCTGCCTCTATTTCAATGCTTTCGCCGTTTCCTGACCTTGTTAGTTTGATGAAATCTAATTTTTCGGTATGGACCACCGCAGCTTTGATCGGCTCGTCGGATACAAGCACGTTGGACCCGCCTCCAAGCACATAGAGCCGGAGATCTTGATTTAAGACTGCAGCAACAGACTCAGAGGCTTCTTCCGCTGTCCTTGGCGAGTCAAATGTCTTACAGACACCTCCTACTCCCCATGTATTCAGATCTTTTAGAGGATGGTCCCTCTGCAAATCACTCTATCCCCTCTTCTTTGCTCATCAGTTCAAGTGTCTCGCATATTTTTTTACCGAGTGTACCTACGCTCCCGGCTCCTATGGTGAGGATAACATCGCCGCTCCTGGCGGTCACACAAACGGAACGGACGAGGTCGTCAAAATTGCCGGAGAGTTCATAATGTGCCCTGTTGTCCTCTGATGCAGCATCGAAGATCATCTTGGAAGTAACGCCTTCGATCGGCATCTCGTCGGAACCGTACACCGGGAGTATAAATGCTCTGTCTGCAAGAGAAAGCGCCTCTGCAAATTCTTTGTATAGTGCTGCTGTCCTGCTGAAACGATGTGGCTGAAAAACGGTGACTATCCTTCTCTTGGGGAATATTTTACGCACAGTGCTAAGGGTAGCACAGATCTCACTGGGATGGTGACCATAGTCATCGTATACAAGGATGTCGCTTACTTCTCCCATCTTCTGCAGGCGGCGTTTTGCCCCTTTGAATCCTAAGAGTGCGTTTTTCACTTTTTCAATGGGGATCCCCATCTCATGAGCGGCAGCGCATGCCGCAAGCGAGTTAAGCACATTGTGTTCCCCGGAAACAGAAAGGATCATCCTTTCTATCCTCTCACCCTTCATGTTGAGGGTATATGAGACACCTCCGCCATCGTTGTGCTGTACCTCTGTCGCTCCCCAATCCCAACCTGTTCCCCATCCGTATGTGATCACTCCATCAGAAATGCCATAATCGGAACAGAGGGTGTTTACACCGGGATCTTCCATGCAGATTATGTTTTTGCCGCCCTCTTTTCTGTGGGCTAAAAATTCAGCGAAAGCATCTGTTACAGATTTGAATGTCATATAGTGATCCCTGTGATCCCAGTCAATATTTGTCACCACTGCTATCTCTGGATGGAAATATACGAAGGAGCGGTCGCTTTCATCAAGCTCGGCAACCATGTACTCACCCTGTCCGAGTTTGGCGTTGGTGCCTATGTCAGCCAATTCTCCCCCAATTGCCACAGTTGGATCTATATCTGCAAGTTCAGCAATGAGCGAGATCATTGAAGAAGTCGTTGTCTTGCCATGAGTACCGGCGATCCCGACACCTCTCCTTGAATTGAATATCAGGCTGAGTATTTCTGCCCTGCGGGAAACAGTTATACCCTGCTGCCACGCCTTCAATATTTCAGAGTGGTCCTGGGGGATGGCGCTTGAATAGACAAGAATATTTGGCATAAAGTCATCTATATGTTTTGCATCGTGTCCCATCTCTATAGGAATGTTCCTTTTCTTCAGACCTTTCATGTATGAGGTCTGTATCATGTCACACCCTGAGACCCTGGCGCCGATCTGATCAAGCAGGATGGCCAGGCCGCTCATTCCTGCCCCGCCTATCCCCATCAGGTGGATATTCTTCGTTTTTAGGTCTTTGTCAGTAACAAGTACCAAAAATAACTCTCCTTTCAATAACAGGAAGAAAGCGCAAGCCAAAGGTCCTGGCATATCTGCCCTGCGCTATTATACTGTTTTCCTCGTTCAATGTTGTTTTTATCCAAGTGGATATCATACAGTCTGATCAGGCTTTTGGCAAAATCCTTGCCTGTTCCCCTGCCGTCCCATAATATAGCTCTGTTCTCTGAGGAAAAGGAGACCGCGTTGTGATACTGATGATTGTCCGCGGCGCCTTCCCAGGGTATCACAAGAGATGGTATCCCAAGGACTGAGACCTCTGTGAGAGTAGATCCTCCGCCCCTGACTATTGCCATGTCCGCCAGGCTGTATAGAAGTTCTGTCTTCCAGACCCTGGGAAGAAGGAATACATTTTCTTTTACTTTCTCCGCTATTTCAGAGACGGCTGGGAGAATTAATGTCCAGTCTGCAAAATCTTCCTCCGAGGATATATCCATTACAAGATCTTTTATAGAAGTACTGCCAAGCGAGCCTGAAAATACCAGAAGCCTTGGACCGTTCGGGAGCTCTCCCTGCAATCCAAGTTCATTCCATGCATCCTTCGGAGGAACTTGGGGAAATTCCCTCACAGGCACTCCTATCCTTGTGTATTTCGAAAAAGGCAGAGGCAGACATTCGCGCCAGCCTGAAAAAATCTCAGCTCCCATCTTTGATGCTATCCTCGAAACCTTTCCTGCGTAGGCATTCTGCTCGTGTACCGCAAAAGGTATCCTGAGTATCTTGCAGGCCATAAGCATAGGAAAGGATACATACCCACCAAAGAGCAGTACACAGTCCGGGGCCGAAAACCTGAGGAAATCGACCGATTTTTTTATTGCTGAAAGCTGGCTGTATGTTCTTTTGATCTTATCCAGCCCCTGCCCGGAAAACGGAGAGCCGTCGATCTGCAGCTTATATGGCTCTATGGCAGCAGAACTGTATATCTCAAGTTCAAGAGGGCGCTTTCCACAAATATATGAGACAGACACATCAGGTTTGTTTTTCCCGATCCATTGTCCGAAAGATATTGCCGGCCATATATGGCCGCCTGTTCCTCCTGCTACAAGAAGCAATCTGGTCGTCATGGCCTATCCCTCTCTCAGATAGCTCTCTTTTTCCAGGCGAAGCATTATTCCTATCCTGGACCACATTGTCAAAAGTGAAGTGCCGCCGTAACTGATAAAAGGAAGCGGCATCCCGGTCAATGGGATGAGCTTTGTCACTCCCGCCACGTTTATTACCAGCGGAATCACCACTGTAAGAGTGACTCCCCATGTAAGGGACGTCTTAAAGCCGTCAGGGACCCTGTAGTAGATCATTTTCGTCTGGCTTACCCAGAATGCGAAAAGTCCTATAACGCCCAACGTACCCATAAGGCCAAGCTCTTCTCCTATAGCAGCATAAATAAAATCGGTGTATGCCGCAGGCAGGTAGTTGAGTTTCTGAAAACCATGTCCCAACCCGGCGCCCCAAAATCCTCCATTGGAAAATGCAATAAGTCCCTGTATCGCCTGAAAACCCTTATCAAGCGGATCACTCCAGGGATCCAGGAATGCTGAAACTCTCCTCATCCTGTAAGGCTCAAAAAAAATCAGCATCGGGAAAATACAGCCGCCAAGCAGTCCGCCTGCGATAACAGGCCACTTCCATCCTATCCTTTCCACGTACATACCCATGGAGACTAAAAAAATCAATATTATCGTTCCGAGATCAGGCTGCAGTGAAAGCGGTACTGCAGCAAGCACCACAAGTATTATCGTAGATAAAAATGCTTTTCCAGGGTCTTTGTTCCATCTTGAAAGCAGCTTTGCAAGGTGGAGTGCTACCGCAAGGCAAAGCAGCTCCCCAGGCTGGATGGAGACAGATGATCCTGGAACATTTATCCATCGGCTGGCCCCTCCCACATTCATGCCTACCCCCGGAATAAGCGGCAGCCAGCACATCACCCAGGTCAATATCAGTATGGGAGCACTCAATTTGAACCAGAATCGCAGAGGTATGGCAAAGACCACAAACATTCCCGTTAGCGCGACAAGAAGCCATTGTGCCTGTTTTATTCCCATCTGAAAGGGAGTCCCTGTAAGGGTAAAAGAATTCGGGCTTGTTGTCGAAGTTATCATAAGAATCCCTACCCCACTCAAAATCAGGGGGATGACCCAAATAAATGGGTTGATCCTGAATTTCTTTTTATTCTCCCTAACTTCTTCCATGCCGTTCATGACTTAAGAATCTCTCTCTATTATCCCTTTTGCCAGCTCACAAAAATGGTCTCCCCTCGCCCCGTAGTTAGGATACATATCCCAGCTCGTACATGCGGGCGAGAGTAGCACTGTATCTCCTGGCACTGCGTTCCTGTATGCTTTTTCTACCGCCTCTTCCATGGTCGATACTATCGTATAGCTTACATATCCGGCCGCATCAAGCGCCGATGCTATCTTTTTCTTTTCTGCACCAACCAGGACAGCACTTTTTGCATATTTCAAAACCGCTTCAGCAAGTGGCGCATAATCCTCGCCTTTGCCCTGTCCTCCCAGAATTATTATTTTACTTCCTTTCAGAGAACTCATTGCGGTCACTGTTGCCGCGACGTTAGTGCCTTTCGAATCGTCAACGAATGTGATTCCTTTTATCGATCCTGCAAAGGCGCAGCGATGTTTTGGCGGCTGGTAATCAGAGATAATTGCAGGATCCGCAGGCCCATGCCCCAGCAGCACAAGGGCCGCCGATGCCATTGCAGTATTTTCAATATTGTGGGATCCGAGCAGTTTAACTGCGTCGAAATCAAATAGCCTTATCGGCTCCTCTTCCTCCTTAACGCAGATGAAAACAGCAGAGCTTTCTCTGTCTATATATATCCCTTTTTTGCTGTTGTCAGACTTTCCCCAGCTTAACGGGTACCCCATGCCCTCCGGCACATTGAGTTCTTTCGAATCCCTATACTGGTAGATAGCATTTCCGTTCGGAGCAAGTGACCGTATAACGTTGGCCTTTGCTTCCACGTATTTTTCGTAAGAACCGTGCCAGTCGATGTGATCCGGTGCAAGGTTGGTCACAACAGCAATATCGCATTTGAATTTATTTACCTTGTTCAGCTGGAAACTGCTGAGTTCAAGCACCAGAAAGTCATTCTTCTCATAAGCTGCATTCGCTGCGGGATTTCCAATGTTGCCGCCTGTCATCGAAGCCGCCCCGGACCTTTCCAGGAGAAACCCCGTCATAGAGGCTGTTGTCGTCTTCCCGTTGCTTCCAGTTACAGCTATTATTTTGCCAGACATGTAGGGATAGACAAAATCCAGCTCGCCTGTCACAGGGATCCCTTTGGAGACTGCAAGCTTTAAAATGGGTATATCCTGAGATACTCCTGAACTGAGGAGGATCTCGTCACAGGCAAGAACCCTTTCTGTATTTCCTTCCTCTTCCCAATCTATTCCCATAACGTCAAAAGCTTTTACACTCTCTTCAGTGATCTTTTTGAGATCGGAGACAAATACTTCAGCTCCCAGTTTTCTGGCAAGTTCAGCCAGTGATCTGCCGCTCACTCCGGCGCCGATCACAGAGACCCTTTTGCCCTTATATACAGTATTGTTCTCCATTTTGAAGCCTCCAACCGAAAAAATTTGCTGAATGCCAAACTACTATTTATACCATAAATATCAATAAAAACAACAGCGACATCAAAATAAGCATACCTGCTGCGTGAACTATCCAGAAACGTGTGACTATCTGGGTCTCTTTCCATCCCAGCATTTCAAAATGGTGATGGACAGGACTCATAAGAAATATTTTTTTGTTGAATGATCTAATTGAGATTATCTGAATTGCGACGGAAATTATCTCCAGTCCGAATATGAACGAAATGGGAATGATAAAAATAAAAGCTCCTGATACTACACAGAGGGAAAGAAGCAGTCCGGCAAAGAAATGCGCCCCTACATCACCCATAAAAACACTCGCCGGGCATGAATTATGCCATAAAAAACCTAAACATATGCCGGCTGCAGAACCGATCGAGATGATCACGGAGGGTTCACCACCCAGAAAAGAGAGTGCTCCAAGGAGCGAGATCAGTACAGATCCGGCAGCAAGTCCGTCAAGACCGTCGGTTACATTGACCGCGTTCTGAAGTCCAACACCCGTGAAGGTGATAAGCCCGATCCCCACATACCGGGGTATCAGGATCGTCGGAAAAAGCAGCATAGAGTCAGGTGTGACCCACACAGCCCATGGAATGGTCACTATTATCTGAAGGACAAGTTTTTCCATGCTTTTAAGACCGTCGCTTGATCTTCTGGAATATTTGATCCAGTCGTCCCAGAAACCTACCACTGCTGCTAGCACGGGATAAAGTGCTATTTTTGCAAGTGTATTCAGGTCAGCAAATGTGCTCAGAAAAGATCCTGCATATATGGAAACAAGGAAAACCGGAACAAAAATAATACCGCCCATTGTCGGAGTGCCAGTTTTGGTTTTTTCATGCCATGACGGTCCATAGAGCTTTGTTACCTGCTCTATTTTCAATCCGTGCATTTTCTTTATCCATAACTGCTGAAAAAATATTTCAGCAAAAAAGGACAAAGTGAAGACCATCACAAATTCAGTGTACATATTAACCCTCCGTTAATAGTGCCACAAGCCTCTTTAGTCCGTAAGAGTTTGAACCCTTTACCAAAATCACTGAATCAGGAAAGGATACTGTACGGGTGAGGTTTGTTATTTCTTCGAACGTCCTGTACCGTTGCGCGTTGACAGGCATTTCGACCGTTGGGTCAAACCATTCTTCTCCCAAAAGAATGACATTGCTGAACGCGGGGAGCGACCTGAGTATCTCCATATGCCATTGAGCCGAAGCCCCGCCAAGTTCTCTCATTCCGCCAAGTACGGCATATGCCGAAAGCCCTGAACTCTCTGCCACTTCTATGGTATTTTCGATCGCCGCCATCATTGAGCGGGGATTGGCATTGTATGCCTCATCTATTACCCATTGATTTTGGGGCAGTTTTTTACATATACCTCTACCTGATATTGGCAAGAATTTTAGAAGTATTTCTGTGGCTTCTGAAATTTCCACTCCAAAACTCTGTGCC encodes:
- the murB gene encoding UDP-N-acetylenolpyruvoylglucosamine reductase, encoding MQRDHPLKDLNTWGVGGVCKTFDSPRTAEEASESVAAVLNQDLRLYVLGGGSNVLVSDEPIKAAVVHTEKLDFIKLTRSGNGESIEIEAGAGVSVKKLLALTIEERLGGLEFLTGIPGTLGGALWGNAGACGCGFSGLIKEVCAVDWNARTIRLGEDLFQWRYRSCPVDESIVALITSCVISLKTTPKEMIFNNIKRFAGMKKGQPLGKKTAGCVFKNPPGMSAGLLLDECGCKGMRIGGAVVSGYHANFIENDGDASSRDIYTLCELCREMVLKLHGVNLEYEIKFLGNFKKD
- a CDS encoding phospho-N-acetylmuramoyl-pentapeptide-transferase gives rise to the protein MYTEFVMVFTLSFFAEIFFQQLWIKKMHGLKIEQVTKLYGPSWHEKTKTGTPTMGGIIFVPVFLVSIYAGSFLSTFADLNTLAKIALYPVLAAVVGFWDDWIKYSRRSSDGLKSMEKLVLQIIVTIPWAVWVTPDSMLLFPTILIPRYVGIGLITFTGVGLQNAVNVTDGLDGLAAGSVLISLLGALSFLGGEPSVIISIGSAAGICLGFLWHNSCPASVFMGDVGAHFFAGLLLSLCVVSGAFIFIIPISFIFGLEIISVAIQIISIRSFNKKIFLMSPVHHHFEMLGWKETQIVTRFWIVHAAGMLILMSLLFLLIFMV
- the murC gene encoding UDP-N-acetylmuramate--L-alanine ligase, whose translation is MVLVTDKDLKTKNIHLMGIGGAGMSGLAILLDQIGARVSGCDMIQTSYMKGLKKRNIPIEMGHDAKHIDDFMPNILVYSSAIPQDHSEILKAWQQGITVSRRAEILSLIFNSRRGVGIAGTHGKTTTSSMISLIAELADIDPTVAIGGELADIGTNAKLGQGEYMVAELDESDRSFVYFHPEIAVVTNIDWDHRDHYMTFKSVTDAFAEFLAHRKEGGKNIICMEDPGVNTLCSDYGISDGVITYGWGTGWDWGATEVQHNDGGGVSYTLNMKGERIERMILSVSGEHNVLNSLAACAAAHEMGIPIEKVKNALLGFKGAKRRLQKMGEVSDILVYDDYGHHPSEICATLSTVRKIFPKRRIVTVFQPHRFSRTAALYKEFAEALSLADRAFILPVYGSDEMPIEGVTSKMIFDAASEDNRAHYELSGNFDDLVRSVCVTARSGDVILTIGAGSVGTLGKKICETLELMSKEEGIE
- a CDS encoding UDP-N-acetylglucosamine--LPS N-acetylglucosamine transferase, whose amino-acid sequence is MTTRLLLVAGGTGGHIWPAISFGQWIGKNKPDVSVSYICGKRPLELEIYSSAAIEPYKLQIDGSPFSGQGLDKIKRTYSQLSAIKKSVDFLRFSAPDCVLLFGGYVSFPMLMACKILRIPFAVHEQNAYAGKVSRIASKMGAEIFSGWRECLPLPFSKYTRIGVPVREFPQVPPKDAWNELGLQGELPNGPRLLVFSGSLGSTSIKDLVMDISSEEDFADWTLILPAVSEIAEKVKENVFLLPRVWKTELLYSLADMAIVRGGGSTLTEVSVLGIPSLVIPWEGAADNHQYHNAVSFSSENRAILWDGRGTGKDFAKSLIRLYDIHLDKNNIERGKQYNSAGQICQDLWLALSSCY
- the murD gene encoding UDP-N-acetylmuramoyl-L-alanine--D-glutamate ligase; the protein is MENNTVYKGKRVSVIGAGVSGRSLAELARKLGAEVFVSDLKKITEESVKAFDVMGIDWEEEGNTERVLACDEILLSSGVSQDIPILKLAVSKGIPVTGELDFVYPYMSGKIIAVTGSNGKTTTASMTGFLLERSGAASMTGGNIGNPAANAAYEKNDFLVLELSSFQLNKVNKFKCDIAVVTNLAPDHIDWHGSYEKYVEAKANVIRSLAPNGNAIYQYRDSKELNVPEGMGYPLSWGKSDNSKKGIYIDRESSAVFICVKEEEEPIRLFDFDAVKLLGSHNIENTAMASAALVLLGHGPADPAIISDYQPPKHRCAFAGSIKGITFVDDSKGTNVAATVTAMSSLKGSKIIILGGQGKGEDYAPLAEAVLKYAKSAVLVGAEKKKIASALDAAGYVSYTIVSTMEEAVEKAYRNAVPGDTVLLSPACTSWDMYPNYGARGDHFCELAKGIIERDS
- a CDS encoding cell cycle protein → MEEVRENKKKFRINPFIWVIPLILSGVGILMITSTTSPNSFTLTGTPFQMGIKQAQWLLVALTGMFVVFAIPLRFWFKLSAPILILTWVMCWLPLIPGVGMNVGGASRWINVPGSSVSIQPGELLCLAVALHLAKLLSRWNKDPGKAFLSTIILVVLAAVPLSLQPDLGTIILIFLVSMGMYVERIGWKWPVIAGGLLGGCIFPMLIFFEPYRMRRVSAFLDPWSDPLDKGFQAIQGLIAFSNGGFWGAGLGHGFQKLNYLPAAYTDFIYAAIGEELGLMGTLGVIGLFAFWVSQTKMIYYRVPDGFKTSLTWGVTLTVVIPLVINVAGVTKLIPLTGMPLPFISYGGTSLLTMWSRIGIMLRLEKESYLREG